One Synechocystis sp. LKSZ1 genomic window, AAAGTGGGTGGGTGGGCATTCCGAGGGCACGAAAAATTGTTCAAAGGTGTTTTGAATTAACTGCAGGGCCTGGCTTTCCGGAACATCTCCCACCATTACTACTGTCATATTATCCGGCTGGTAGTGGGTGCGATGAAAACACCGCATTTGGTTGGGGGTGTAGCCCTGGAGTTGGGCGGCGGTGCCTAGCACCGAGCGTCCGTAGGGATGGTTGGGATACAAACTCTGGCACAGGCTTTGGAAGACGAGCCAATCCGGGTCATCCTCACTGCCCCGAATCTCTTCTAGTACCACATCCCGCTCGCAGTAAAATTCTTCCTCGGGAATTTCGGCCTGGAGTAGAATCTCGGCCAGGTAGGGTAAAGTTTGGGGTAGGTAGGCCGAGGCCGTGGTCAGAAAGAAATGGGCATAATCATGACTGGTGGCCGCATTGGTCATGCCTCCGTTGCATTCGATCACTTGGTCAAAAACGCCGGGGGGAATCCGCTTCGTCCCCTTAAAGATCATGTGCTCGAGGAAATGGGCCATACCAGGCCACACATTGGGTTCCACAATCGCTCCTGCCCGCACCCAAACATCCACCACTGCAACCGGAATAGTAGGCAAATACTGATGAATCAGGGTTAAGCCGTGGTCAAGGGTAAAGATACGAGCCGGAAAAGAAGCCTGGGGGGAATGTTCCTGTAACTGCACCAATCATCATGCCATTTGTTTAACTTAATGGTAGATTATCGGGCGCTTTACGCTTCATTAACCTTTTTGAATTGTCGGAGAATCTTGATAAGAAGCACCACTGCGCCGTTTTACCTCAGTTTATGACCTGGGTTCACCAGGGGGGTATCACTGGTTTCTGCTTTCGTTTCCGAGTCAAAGCTCGGTTTACTACCACGAAACTCGTTAAGGACACCCGTATTTTTCAAGCATAGATCAAAAAACTTTGTTGGCAGTCACCAACGCAGTCGTAAGCTTCTTCGCTATTGTAACGTAACTCTTAAGAAAATTTCTAGACAACATTTGCCCTATCCCTAGACCAAGCAATTTTATTTAGGGGAGACTGTCCTCTGTGACTTTATCCGCCCCGATGATGTGGCTCAGGGCCTGTAGTCGCTCCCAATCCAGAATAGTAATTTGGGCACCATTGACGGTAATGATTCCTTCATTGCTGAGACGATAGAAGGCCCTCGACAGGGTGGCGGGAACAGTACCCAGGGCAGCCGCTAGTTGCGTTTTCGTTAGATCTAAGGTAATGGTATTAGTTAACGGCACAGGGTCGCTGGTGCGGCCAGAGTTGGGATGGCTCAACTGGAGCAAATACTCTGCCAGTCGTTGGGGCACATCTTTAAAAGAGAGATTTTCAATGACGCCGACTAAATGGCGCAGGTGCTTGGATAAGCTAATTAGCATATGAATAGTAATACTGGGCTCAGCCTGCAAGAGGGCCAAGAAAGCCGGGCGTGGAAAGAAGAGCAGTTCAGTCCAATCCAAGGCAGAAGCACTGGCCGGGAATGGCTGGCCATCCAAGGCGGCGACTTCCGCAAAATTATCGCCTGCCTCAAAAATATTGAGAATTTGCTCCTTGCCCGTGGGGGATACTTTAAATAATTTAACACGCCCTGTTTTTACGACAAAAAAACCTGTTGCTGGCGTCTCTTGCTTAAAAATGAGTTCATTTTTTTGCCAGGTTTGAAATTGAGCAATTTGGAGTAAGTGGGACAATTGCGAAGAAGAAAGTTCACGAAAAATCATGGTGGTTTGCAGCCAATTTCCTAAATCCGTGTTTAAGCTATTCATCTTTGTCGCTAGGGTATCGCCTGGAATATGTCGTTTTTTTTAAAGTTTAATATCTCTTTACATTATTGCAAGAAAATCCTAAAACTTCAGGATGTCTTAAGCTCTATTTTGACTTAAGTCAAAGCAATGGCAGGGGAATTTGCCTAACCTGGAAAGTGCTCAACAATGGAAGATGCAACCATGGCAAATCCAACTTTTGATCTGGCTGACGCCCAGGGCCTTGAACGCCCTAGGCGATTTACTCTCCCGGCGTGGCTTGTACTCATCTGTCTGGTAACGTTTACGGTCTTGATTTCGGCCGGCGCTGCTATTTATAAAAATGCACCCCCGATCCCAGCAACGGTGGTCTCGCCTCAGCAGGAAATGATTCTGACTCAGGAGAATATTCAACACGGGCAGGAAACCTACCTCGCTCGCGGCGGCCAGCACATTGGCAGTATCTGGGGCCACGGCAGTTACCTGGCGCCGGACTGGACAGCGGATGTGTTGCACCGTTGGGGTTTGGCCACTGCTGGCGTCCTCTACAACGGCGATGCCACTTTCGATCAGGCGGATTGGGAAGCGTTGTCGGACAGTGAGCGGGCCTTGCTCCAGGTTGAAGTCCGTAATCAATTTAAGCCCAATCGCTACGACTCAGAGACTGACACTTTAACCTTAACAGCCGCCCAGACGGCAGGCCTGCAAGAGGTTTTCGCTGACTATCACACCCTATTAACCAACGGCTCGGCGGTGCATTCTATTCCTCGGGATTGGTTTACCGACGACACCCAAATTCGGGATGTGACGGCCTTTTTTAGCTGGACGGCTTGGACAGCGGCGGCAAATCGTCCCCATGCGCCCTTTTCCTACACAGCCAACTGGCCCCACGACGATCTGATCGGCAACCAGGCCCCCGGGCAGTTTTTGGTTTGGTCGATTGTTTCGGTGATTGTTTTGATTGCGGCCATTGCCCTCTTTCTATTTATCTATCTGACCCAGGAAGATGCCGAAGAAATCCAGAGCGTGGCGGAACGTCCGGCCCTGCGTCTGGCAACCCCCAGCCAGAAAGTGACGACCCTCTTTTTTGGAGTGGCGATGGCCCTATTTGGGGTTCAGTTACTGATGGGCATGGTCACGGCCCACTACGCCGTGGAAGGGGAAGGCTTCTATGGGGTTCCCCTTCAGCAGTACTTACCCTATGCCGCTTCTCGCACCTGGCATTTACAATTGGCAGTCTTTTGGATTGCCACCTGTTGGTTGGCCGCTGGTCTCTACTTTGGCCCTCGCTTTGGCAAACATGAACCGAAGTTCCAGGCCATTGGTAACGGCGTGCTGTTAGCCGCTTTAACCGTGGTCGTGGTCGGTTCCCTCGTCGGGGCCTGGGCTGGTGTCCAGGGTTATCTTGGCGATAAAAGCTTTTGGTTTGGTCATCAGGGCTACGAGTATGTGGAACTGGGCCGTCTCTGGCAGTTGTTGCTGATCGGTGGTATGGTCTTCTGGCTCTGGTTGATGTTCCGGGCCCTGCAACCGGCCCTGAAAGCCGAAGGCAGTAAAACTGGCCTGAACCACTTTTTCCTCTATAGCGCCATTACCATTCCCTTGTTCTATGCTTCAGGGTTAATGTATACCAATCATACTCCCCTCAGTATCGCAGAGTACTGGCGTTGGTGGGTGGTACACCTCTGGGTAGAAGGCTTTTTTGAAGTGTTTGCGACGGTAGCCATTGCTTATCTCTGTAGTGAACTGGGTTTCCTGAAACGTTCCTCGGCACTACGGGCCACCTACCTGACTACCATTCTTTATCTCGGCAGTGGGGTGATTGGCACCTTGCACCACCTCTACTTTGCGGGGACGCCGGTATTTATCACCGCCATGGGGGCCGTTGCCTCGGCCCTGGAAGTGGTGCCCCTGACCTTGATCGGTTTTGAAGTGGTGAAATCCCTCAAACTCTCCCAGGAGGCCCAGGGCTTTTACCGGATGCCCCTTAAGTTCTTTATTGCGACCTGTGTGTGGAATTTAATCGGGGCTGGGGTCTTTGGCTTCTTGATCAATCCCCCCATTGTTCTCTACTACTCCCAAGGTATTAACACCACGCCCATTCATGCCCACTCGGCCCTCTACGGAGTCTACGGCTCCCTGGCCATTGCCCTCATGCTCTTTGCCCTGCGGGAAATTACGCCGGATCGTTTTTGGGATGAGAAAAACTTCAATTTTGCCTTCTGGTGGATCAATGGCGGCCTGGTGCTGATGATGGTCACTGGCCTGATTCCCAACGGTTTCTATCAACTGATGCAATCGATTAACCACGGGACTTGGTACGCCCGTAGTGCGGAAGTCATTGCTTCTCCTTGGATGCAGGGGACGGTGTGGCTAAGGATTCCCGGTGATCTGGTCTTTACCGTCGGGGCCATGATGCTGATCTACTGTGTTGGTCAAGCGGTGTGGGGAATTTTCCAACAACCCACCCAGGCCCAACCCACAGAATCAAACGTGATTCCCTCTTCTACCAATTCATAGCCAATTACTAATCCATTGCTGAGGCCTGGGTTCGTCATTCTCAAGTCAACATCAATGGATGCTGGCCCGGCGATCCGGCTTCAACCTACTAAGCTCAAACTATTCAAGGAGAGAAGCCGTGGCAACTTTATTTGAAAAACTAGGTGGCGGTGCCGCCGTTGATCTAGCCGTTGATAAATTTTACGAGCGCGTCCTCGCCGATGACCGTATCAAACACTTTTTTGCCGATGTGGATATGGCCAAGCAACGAGCCCACCAAAAAGCCTTTTTGACCTATGCCTTTGGCGGTACAGATAAATACGATGGCCGCTATATGCGCGAGGCCCATTGGGAATTGGTCGCACATCACGGCCTGAACAGCGACCACTTTGACGCCGTGGCCGAGGACTTAATGACGACCCTTCAAGAAATGGGGGTTCCCGAAGACTTGATCGCAGAAGTGGCCGCCATTGCCGGCGCCCCAGCCCATAAACGGGATGTCCTTAATCAGTAGTTTTGTTCATTTACATCAGGATGCAAGTCTTATGATTCGTTTACTTGTTGGTGTTTTGGTCTTTGTGATCAATACCGTTTACGCTAACCGCCCCTATCCTCCCTAGAAAATCTGGCCCCTGGTGTGCTCCAGGGCCAGCTTCCGATCCCTCTACTTGTGGAGTTAAACCATGAATACTTTTCTAACCAGTTATATCGTTGGGGCCATTGTCCGCGACCACCCGGCCCTTGCTATAATCCTCGCTCGACCCGATTAGACGGCGCAACCC contains:
- a CDS encoding Crp/Fnr family transcriptional regulator, translated to MIFRELSSSQLSHLLQIAQFQTWQKNELIFKQETPATGFFVVKTGRVKLFKVSPTGKEQILNIFEAGDNFAEVAALDGQPFPASASALDWTELLFFPRPAFLALLQAEPSITIHMLISLSKHLRHLVGVIENLSFKDVPQRLAEYLLQLSHPNSGRTSDPVPLTNTITLDLTKTQLAAALGTVPATLSRAFYRLSNEGIITVNGAQITILDWERLQALSHIIGADKVTEDSLP
- a CDS encoding pitrilysin family protein → MQLQEHSPQASFPARIFTLDHGLTLIHQYLPTIPVAVVDVWVRAGAIVEPNVWPGMAHFLEHMIFKGTKRIPPGVFDQVIECNGGMTNAATSHDYAHFFLTTASAYLPQTLPYLAEILLQAEIPEEEFYCERDVVLEEIRGSEDDPDWLVFQSLCQSLYPNHPYGRSVLGTAAQLQGYTPNQMRCFHRTHYQPDNMTVVMVGDVPESQALQLIQNTFEQFFVPSECPPTHFEASPPLVEIRRQEHVWPNLGAAQLMMGWTGPGINRLEDNIGLDLLSAVLTGGRCARLVRQLREERQWVADIHGSFSLQKEASLFSLTAWLGPEYLERVEAWIRDSIRHLQQAPISAEELARAQRLLCHDYIFSTETPGQLAGLYGYYHTLASAESALAYPQIIQNLTAPTLQKLAQQYLSPDYYAVTILRSED
- a CDS encoding nitric-oxide reductase large subunit, encoding MANPTFDLADAQGLERPRRFTLPAWLVLICLVTFTVLISAGAAIYKNAPPIPATVVSPQQEMILTQENIQHGQETYLARGGQHIGSIWGHGSYLAPDWTADVLHRWGLATAGVLYNGDATFDQADWEALSDSERALLQVEVRNQFKPNRYDSETDTLTLTAAQTAGLQEVFADYHTLLTNGSAVHSIPRDWFTDDTQIRDVTAFFSWTAWTAAANRPHAPFSYTANWPHDDLIGNQAPGQFLVWSIVSVIVLIAAIALFLFIYLTQEDAEEIQSVAERPALRLATPSQKVTTLFFGVAMALFGVQLLMGMVTAHYAVEGEGFYGVPLQQYLPYAASRTWHLQLAVFWIATCWLAAGLYFGPRFGKHEPKFQAIGNGVLLAALTVVVVGSLVGAWAGVQGYLGDKSFWFGHQGYEYVELGRLWQLLLIGGMVFWLWLMFRALQPALKAEGSKTGLNHFFLYSAITIPLFYASGLMYTNHTPLSIAEYWRWWVVHLWVEGFFEVFATVAIAYLCSELGFLKRSSALRATYLTTILYLGSGVIGTLHHLYFAGTPVFITAMGAVASALEVVPLTLIGFEVVKSLKLSQEAQGFYRMPLKFFIATCVWNLIGAGVFGFLINPPIVLYYSQGINTTPIHAHSALYGVYGSLAIALMLFALREITPDRFWDEKNFNFAFWWINGGLVLMMVTGLIPNGFYQLMQSINHGTWYARSAEVIASPWMQGTVWLRIPGDLVFTVGAMMLIYCVGQAVWGIFQQPTQAQPTESNVIPSSTNS
- a CDS encoding group 1 truncated hemoglobin, with translation MATLFEKLGGGAAVDLAVDKFYERVLADDRIKHFFADVDMAKQRAHQKAFLTYAFGGTDKYDGRYMREAHWELVAHHGLNSDHFDAVAEDLMTTLQEMGVPEDLIAEVAAIAGAPAHKRDVLNQ